The Vanrija pseudolonga chromosome 1, complete sequence genomic sequence TCCACTCTGCTCTTCGTTCAACTTTCGTCGCCCCCCCTGAATCAGCCATTGTCCAAAGAACAACACCACCATGCCAGAGCGGCTCCAGCTCCCCATCACCCCGTCGGGTccacagctcggcgcgcacatcgccgcgctcgacctgctcgctgcgcgcctcgaagcgctgccgagccggtcgcgctggccggcgcgcgtgccgctCAACTCGAAGGCGAGCTTCGAGGGGGACATGGTGCACACCAACGAGATCAAGGTCAACGTGTCCgaggggtggtgggtcgAGATGACGGCGCACGAGGCAGCTGGCTACgtgcgccagcggcgagaTGGTGAGTCCCCGGTCCTGCTGGCAGTTCTGACATTAGCCCTGCTGCACGAGCACGCCCGCTTGTTGGAGGGCAagccgccctcgacggccgacCATGTCGCCAAGTCGCTGGGCATGGCGATGCGCCTCAAccccgacgagctcaagtTTGACCCGCTGTTTGCGCAACCCAGgaacgaggccaaggagcagcAGAAGGAGGAGAGGCGGAAGACTGAGGAGCAGAAGAGagagaaggcggcggcggccgcagcagccccGCCCAGCGACGACCTCCCCGAGTCgctccagcgcctcgtcgacctcgtcggcaaccAGCTGCaggacaagctcggcctgcccGCCGCAAGTACAGAGGGGCGCGAAACGGTGAGTACACAGACGAGCGGGCCCAGCTGACGCTGCCAGGtcgagaacgacgacgggctgcCGATCCACGAAATCCGCGAAGCGCTGGACGGCAGCGCGCTTACTCCCCTGCCAGAGGGtcacggcgagggcgcggtcACCGtgaacgacgaggacggggacTATtgggccgacgaggcggtcgcgcggcgtgagGCGCTGCGGAGGCGCATCTTCCACGACGGGAGCGATACCGAGGATGACGaagacaacgacgacagcatgGACGTggaccccgccgcggcgcctgAAGCCAagccgcccaccccgccgatCGCCGCGACttcagcctcggcctcggcctcggcctcggcgtccctcgcgccgccagagGACGTCGACATGCAAGACGAGCCGACGCCAAGcctctcgcgctcgagctcgatcTCGCAGCCCAAATCCATCCTCAAGCTGCCCACGCGCAAAAAGAGCGTCAGCTTCGACGACAGCGTGCCCCTcccgcccgactcgccgccggtgcgcgGCTTTGTCGGCGTCGAAGTGCCCGATTCGGGGCCCAAGGTCATCCCGATTCTGAACGCGCCAAAGCCTGGCCAGAAGAAGGAGCCGTTTGGCGGCTTCAAGCGCGGCTTCTTGTCCAGCGGCCCGCCCCCCGTGCCGCGCATCGTCGAGGTGGCGCCTgatgcgccggcgccggctcctCCAGTTCCGCCGTCGACAGTTCGGACGCAGGAGGCGCCggctgcgccggccgcgcccgAACCGCCCCAACAGCCAAAGAAGCAGAGCCTGttcgcccagcgccgcgcacAAGCTGGCGGGCCGTCGTTCCCCAAGCTCGCGGACACGCCGCCCATGGTCACGATGAAGCATGCGGTGCAGGAGAAGTCGGCGGTACCGGGCCCTGCGCCTGCGTCGCGGCCActcaccgcgccgccgagcgtcgggcctgcgcgctcgcccgcgccggacgcgatggacgaggacacggacgAAGACTACGACGAGTACGGCGACCTGGGCGAGTtctccgacgacgaagaggacgagtacaacctcgacgaggcgctgctcgcgcgcgaaGTAGCGCTCGAGTATCACCGCAGGCAGGCGTACCAGACGCCCGTGGACCCAGACGAGGTGGAccccgaggcggacgacgccAACGTGCTCATGGGCATCCCGCGCGTGTCGACCATTTCCGGCCGGGATGACGACAGCAGCCTGCGCATCGTCAACCCGACCGCGGACGACCTGAGCCAGTTTATGCGTGTCGGCAGGGCagaggacggcgagctcgtcttCGAGCCTCCCGTGGTCAACgaggactcggactcggacggcgaggaggccggcgccgacgccgaagaccgccgccaacgccgccagAGGAGGAAGGACGTCATGGCCCAGCTCCTCACCGGGGACTACTCTGATCGGCCGTTGAGCGggcaggcgcaggccgaggtcaacaaggcgcgcgagcgggcgttCCACCAGTCCTTGCCGCCtgcggtcgcggccgcgccaGTGGCTGCCCCTGCTCCAGTGCCCGCGCCGGCTCCGGCACCGGCTCCCAAGCCTGATCCTCGGCGCGATGTTGTCGAGCGCGTACCGCCGCCACAACGGCctgttgccgctgccgctgccgctgccgagccagaagctgctgcccccgctgcgccgcccaAGAAGGTCTCGCGCTTcaaggccgcgcgccagTAGCCTTCTCGGGTCATATCCGGTATCAATACATGCCATGTAACCATACGTGCAAAATCTATTTATGCTGAGGCGTCGGACGCGAAcagcttgtcgaggccggcctcgacggcgctgaTCTTGCCGAGCATGATCTTGATGGCCTCGggcacgaggtcggcgggggGGTACTGGCCCGCAGACTCGACGTTGACTGGGGTGTGTGTCAGTTTGGAAACCTACCGCTGGGCCATCCAACTTACACAAGAAGTGGTCGCGGAtgcgcgccagctcgaccaggTCCTGGAACTCTGGGTGGCGGAGGACCTCGCGCGACACGGTGTCCTTGCGGGGGTTGGCGATGACGACCTGCTTCTTCCCTGTGCCGTCCTTCTtgatctcgacgacgccgggcgCGAAGCACTTCTGGAACTTCTCCTGGTGCTCCTCGGGGATGGGCCCGCGGAGGATGATGTGCGGCAGGAGGCGGTAGCTTGCCGTCGCGACGGGGCTGTACTTGGCGTGGTCGGCTCCGATGCCCTTGCGCGCAAAGCAGTgcaggtcgacgacctgtCCTGGGCggagcttgacgaggaggatgtcgtcgagcacgggtTTTGGCTCAATGCCACGGTACTTTGCTGCCTGGTtgccgctcggcgcccaCTTCATCATGCCCGTGTACACGTTGGAGTCGTGGTACAGCTTCTTGGGGTCCGtctcgcccggcgccgcaTCCCGCCGCCTCTCGCACTTGATTCGCAGGTCGAAGACGTGCGTGTCGGTCTCCATGGGGGCAGAGTAGACAGATGCTGGGAAACGTCAGCTTCGCGATGTCGGCATTGGTGCCACTCACGCTTGAAGTCCAGCATCCGCGGGTCGATCTTGAGCGGCACAAGACCAACACGGTGTGCAAGAACCTCATCCTGCATGATCGACGTGTTGTTCCACACGTACACGTCCTCGATGGCGACGGTAGGCacctgggcgtggcgtgagCTTTGGTCCGAAGAAGAGCGTCACAAAGCTCACCTCGGCAATCAGAATACGGCGGATGGCGTTCGCGATCGAAGCGTCGACACCGACAAGGTCAAACTCgatcgtcgacggcgtcgtgcgctgAACCGAAACGACGAGGttctggcgtcagcttggTCATAACACTCTAGCTCACCTCCTTGAACTTGTCGAGGCTCCACGAGTGATCCTCGCCGGGGTAGTGGTGAGGGAACTCGGAGTTGGAGACGGCTCCAACGCGCTCAGGCAGCACCTGCACATGGCGCCgggggttgttgttgtcgagcggCATGTCGCACGGCGTCGTTGTGGACGATGAGGAGCTCGGAGATGCACTTCGTCGATGTCATTCATGACAGACCTCCATCAACTTTTGCGTACTTTACTGGCGGGGGCCGGATAACGCCCACGTGGGAGGAAGTGGAGGTATTTGGTTCCGCGGCGGTTGACGCGACTTGCTTCTTTCCCTGCAGTGCGCGTGCCGGCTGGTataacaacaacaaatcTAATTGCTGGTCCGTCTCCTGACTCATCAACTCATCCTCCATCGCAATGCTCAGGCGCCTCCCGGCGAGCAATACCGGCGATGTGCCCATCACGTCCGCCACGTCGGGCGGGTACGGCATCGTCTCGCGGCCGTACAAGCCGCCGAGCCAGGCCGCGGCTACCAAGCGCacgtcgacgctgccggcCCGCAAGCGCAAACAGGTGTCGTACAAGGAGAtggggggcggcgacgacgaccgcgaccccgacgcgaGCGGCAGCCCGAAGAAGAAACTCCGCTTCGAGATGGGAAACAAGGTgtacgagggcggcgtgctcggcgacatgGCCAAGTGGTGTAATCGCAAGTTTCCAGTGTACGAAGCCAAGGAGAAGAGCGCGGTCTTCGCGAAGAAGTGAGCTGCTTCAACGGAGACCTAGCTGACGGCAGCTTCTCCATCCCGATCATGATCAACGCGAAGACGTCAGAGCGCATCATGCACCCGTTGTCCCATGCGAGCCTCGGCGCAAGGGCACACCCTTCCCTcccgccaaggccgctgcACGACCCGATGGCCGACCACGCGATCGTGCTCTACGACCCGACGATTGACGACAagcccgaccccgaggcggaggccgagcgcgctgAGGAGGAAcgcaagcgcgagctcgccgatcGCGGGCCGCACAAGTCGCTGCGCTCGATCCTCGGCATCCAGGACAggaaggccaaggtcgaggtcaaggtgcCAGTCGTTATCGACCCGCGCCTGAGCAAGGTCCTCCGCCCGCACCAGATCGAGGGCGTCAAGTTCTTGTACCGCTGCACCACCGGCCTCCTGGACGACAAAGCATGGGGCTGCATCATGGCCGACGAGATGGGTCTCGGCAAGACGCTGCAATGCATCGCCCTGTTGTGGACGCTGCTGAAGCAGTCGCCGTTACCCGGCAAAGGAACGGCCGAGAAGGTCATCATTGCTTGCCCCACCTCGCTGGTCGGAAACTGGGCGAACGAGCTAGGTGGGTTCCTTTTTGGCAGAGGTCTAACCCACACAGTCAAATGGCTTGGCCCCGGCGCTGTCAACCCGCTTGTCGTGGATGGAAAGGGaggcaaggccgagctcatccCCGCTGTTCGTCGCTGGGTCGCTGCGCATGGCAGGAACGTCACCCTTCCTGGTAAGCCATGAGAGCCGGGCTTCGCTGACCGACAGTCATGATCGTCTCGTATGAGACGCTGCGTTCCTTGGAGCAGGAGCTTGCTGGTGCTCCCATTGGGCTGCTCCTCGCTGACGAGGGTCATCGTCTCAAGAATTCCGGTGCGTCCAGCTACAGAAGCCAGGTGGGGCCTTGCAGCTGACATATCCAGAAACCCTTACGTTCCAAGCCCTCACGTCTCTCAACGTCAAGCGCCGTGTCATTCTCACCGGCACACCGATCCAGAACGACCTCTCAGAGTACTTTGCCCTCCTCAACTTTGCCAACCCCGAGTACCTCGGCTCCAAGGCCGACTTCAAGAAGAACTTTGAGAACAAGATTCTCCGCGGTCGTGACGCCGACGCTTCGGACAAGGAGAAGCAAGAcagcgacgccaagctcaaggagctcagCGGACTGGTCAACAAGTTCATCATCCGCCGTACCAACGACCTCCTCTCGAAATACTGTGGGTCGCCATTGCTTAAGATCGAGCTAACCCACGCCAGTGCCTGTCAAGTacgagcacgtcgtcttCTGCAACCCGAGTACGCTCCAGTCCGCGCTGTACAACCACTTTGTCAACTCGAAGGATGTGCAGCGTCTCCTTCGTGGCAAGGACTCTCAGCCCTTGAAGGCCATCGGTCTTCTCAGGAAGCTCTGCAACCACCCAGAGCTCCTCAACCTGCCCGAGGATCTCGCAGGGAGCGAGGCTTTGCTACCAGACGACTACTTTACGGGCAGGACGGGGCGTGACCGCACGTTCAACTGCAGCTACTCGGGCAAATTCGTTGTCCTCGAGCGGTGGGTACTGATTAGTTGTCGC encodes the following:
- the rpc40 gene encoding DNA-directed RNA polymerases I and III subunit RPAC1, producing MPLDNNNPRRHVQVLPERVGAVSNSEFPHHYPGEDHSWSLDKFKENLVVSVQRTTPSTIEFDLVGVDASIANAIRRILIAEVPTVAIEDVYVWNNTSIMQDEVLAHRVGLVPLKIDPRMLDFKPSVYSAPMETDTHVFDLRIKCERRRDAAPGETDPKKLYHDSNVYTGMMKWAPSGNQAAKYRGIEPKPVLDDILLVKLRPGQVVDLHCFARKGIGADHAKYSPVATASYRLLPHIILRGPIPEEHQEKFQKCFAPGVVEIKKDGTGKKQVVIANPRKDTVSREVLRHPEFQDLVELARIRDHFLFNVESAGQYPPADLVPEAIKIMLGKISAVEAGLDKLFASDASA
- the rhp54 gene encoding DNA repair protein rhp54; translated protein: MLRRLPASNTGDVPITSATSGGYGIVSRPYKPPSQAAATKRTSTLPARKRKQVSYKEMGGGDDDRDPDASGSPKKKLRFEMGNKVYEGGVLGDMAKWCNRKFPVYEAKEKSAVFAKNFSIPIMINAKTSERIMHPLSHASLGARAHPSLPPRPLHDPMADHAIVLYDPTIDDKPDPEAEAERAEEERKRELADRGPHKSLRSILGIQDRKAKVEVKVPVVIDPRLSKVLRPHQIEGVKFLYRCTTGLLDDKAWGCIMADEMGLGKTLQCIALLWTLLKQSPLPGKGTAEKVIIACPTSLVGNWANELVKWLGPGAVNPLVVDGKGGKAELIPAVRRWVAAHGRNVTLPVMIVSYETLRSLEQELAGAPIGLLLADEGHRLKNSETLTFQALTSLNVKRRVILTGTPIQNDLSEYFALLNFANPEYLGSKADFKKNFENKILRGRDADASDKEKQDSDAKLKELSGLVNKFIIRRTNDLLSKYLPVKYEHVVFCNPSTLQSALYNHFVNSKDVQRLLRGKDSQPLKAIGLLRKLCNHPELLNLPEDLAGSEALLPDDYFTGRTGRDRTFNCSYSGKFVVLERMLDHIKNHTNDKIVLISNATQTLDLMERLCRLKKYGCVRLDGSMNVNKRSKIVDRFNDPEGKEFVFLLSSKAGGCGINLIGANRLILFDPDWNPASDQQALARVWRDGQKKECFVYRFMTTGSIEEKVFQRQCQKQNLSACVVDEAEDAARHFTQDDLRQLFKFNTQTACDTHETYKCKRCRDGKQFVKAPALLYGDASTWNHFPNSQLGQLHDDLLRAELGLPEVSYVFQYISH